The Carnobacterium divergens genome includes a window with the following:
- a CDS encoding GtrA family protein, with protein sequence MIRLRAKIRSLREEYHEFLRYFFWGLIGTGLNIGLYELFIRILPIHYLVINFIVWFITVLFGYYTNRKFVFKRLAKSLPETLIEAGHFVGFRVVSGIADTGTMWLLFSLLGFNEVVAKLIANIIASLINYFTSKLVVFKRPNRSMEDIKISLNK encoded by the coding sequence GTGATTAGACTGAGAGCAAAAATCCGTTCTTTACGAGAAGAGTATCATGAATTTTTACGCTATTTCTTTTGGGGATTGATTGGCACTGGGCTAAACATTGGCCTTTATGAACTTTTTATTCGTATTTTACCTATCCATTATTTAGTAATTAATTTTATTGTTTGGTTTATTACCGTACTTTTTGGGTATTATACAAACCGTAAATTTGTTTTTAAACGCCTTGCAAAATCGCTTCCTGAAACCTTGATTGAAGCAGGTCATTTTGTTGGCTTTCGTGTTGTTTCAGGTATTGCAGATACCGGAACAATGTGGTTGCTCTTTTCATTATTAGGCTTCAATGAAGTAGTAGCAAAATTAATTGCAAACATCATCGCTTCTTTAATCAATTATTTTACTAGTAAATTAGTGGTCTTTAAGCGCCCTAATCGAAGTATGGAAGACATTAAAATCAGTTTAAATAAATAA
- a CDS encoding glycerol-3-phosphate dehydrogenase/oxidase, which yields MMEFSYQTRSDNLKKMQSEPLDLLVVGGGITGSGITLDARTRGLNVGVLEMGDFASGTSSRSTKLVHGGLRYLKQFEIKVVQEVGQERAIVYENAPHVTTPLWMVLPFYKGGTFGSFTTAIGLEMYDHLAKVKKSERRYMLKPLRAIEKEPYLKKEGLKGAGVYVEYRTDDARLTVEVMKKAAEEGAMIANYVKVEKFVYDLDGKVKGVAFRDLISGETGTIYAKKIVNAAGPWVDKLRELDHSKKGKTMHLTKGVHLVIDQAKFPISNAIYFDTPFDDNRMMFAIPREGKTYIGTTDTNYKGNPKEPGVTLEDVHYILNAANQMFDIPKIEVEDVESSWSGVRPLIHEEGKDPSEISRKDEIFHSDSGLFTIAGGKLTGYRKMSEKVVNQVVLELAVETGITYQPTKTERLLLSGGNVGGGDNFENFVVEKTQVGMMLGLSKEDAENLVHRYGSNVDTVYGYLKTSQESSLDPVDYSMLHYGLEHEMVITPVDYLLRRSSQMLFNIHHAKKISQQVIDEMASYYQWDEAVKEAHSKKVEEQFKLHTEFSS from the coding sequence ATGATGGAATTTTCATACCAAACAAGAAGCGATAATTTAAAAAAAATGCAGTCAGAACCATTAGATTTACTTGTAGTAGGTGGCGGGATTACCGGATCTGGGATTACATTAGATGCTCGAACACGTGGGCTAAATGTGGGCGTCTTAGAAATGGGCGATTTTGCTTCTGGCACTTCAAGTCGTTCCACTAAATTAGTTCATGGTGGATTACGTTATCTAAAACAGTTTGAAATCAAAGTTGTGCAGGAAGTTGGACAAGAACGAGCAATTGTTTATGAAAATGCTCCTCACGTAACAACGCCATTATGGATGGTATTGCCTTTCTATAAAGGTGGAACATTTGGCTCCTTTACAACGGCAATTGGTCTTGAAATGTACGATCATTTAGCAAAGGTAAAAAAATCTGAACGTCGTTATATGTTGAAACCACTTAGAGCGATAGAAAAAGAACCTTATTTGAAAAAAGAAGGGTTGAAAGGCGCCGGCGTTTACGTGGAATATCGGACGGATGATGCTCGTTTAACTGTCGAGGTAATGAAAAAAGCAGCTGAAGAAGGAGCGATGATTGCCAATTACGTTAAAGTAGAAAAATTTGTTTATGATTTAGATGGTAAAGTTAAAGGTGTGGCTTTCCGAGATTTAATAAGTGGAGAAACAGGTACTATTTATGCTAAAAAAATTGTCAATGCAGCAGGTCCTTGGGTCGATAAATTAAGAGAATTGGATCACTCAAAAAAAGGAAAAACAATGCACTTAACAAAAGGGGTTCATTTAGTTATTGATCAAGCAAAATTTCCAATTAGCAATGCGATTTATTTTGATACGCCATTTGATGACAATCGAATGATGTTTGCGATTCCTCGTGAAGGGAAAACCTATATTGGGACAACTGACACCAATTATAAAGGCAATCCAAAAGAGCCTGGTGTAACGTTAGAAGACGTTCATTATATTTTAAATGCAGCCAACCAAATGTTTGATATTCCTAAAATTGAAGTAGAGGATGTAGAGTCAAGTTGGTCGGGTGTGCGTCCACTGATTCATGAAGAAGGAAAAGACCCTTCAGAAATTTCTAGAAAAGATGAAATATTCCATTCAGATAGTGGCTTGTTCACCATTGCAGGTGGGAAATTAACAGGGTATCGTAAAATGTCTGAAAAAGTAGTCAATCAAGTTGTCTTAGAGTTAGCAGTTGAAACAGGCATAACTTACCAACCAACGAAAACAGAACGATTGCTTTTATCTGGTGGTAACGTAGGCGGCGGGGATAACTTTGAAAACTTTGTAGTTGAAAAAACGCAAGTCGGCATGATGCTTGGATTGTCTAAAGAGGATGCTGAGAATTTAGTCCATCGTTATGGTTCCAACGTAGATACGGTTTATGGTTATTTAAAAACAAGTCAAGAGAGTTCGTTAGACCCAGTAGATTACAGTATGCTCCATTATGGGTTAGAGCACGAAATGGTGATAACACCAGTGGATTATCTCTTAAGAAGAAGCAGCCAAATGTTGTTTAATATTCATCATGCTAAAAAAATTAGCCAACAAGTAATTGATGAAATGGCTTCATATTATCAATGGGATGAGGCTGTAAAAGAAGCACATTCAAAAAAAGTGGAAGAACAATTTAAACTCCACACTGAATTTTCAAGTTAA
- the glpK gene encoding glycerol kinase GlpK has product MEKKYVLAIDQGTTSTRAILFNKKGEIVHTSQREFTQYFPQPGWVEHDANEIWVTTLAVIAGVLIESDTRPTQIDSIGITNQRETTVVWDKNTGMPIYHALVWQSRQTSDIANELIKAGHTDLVKSKTGLRVDAYFSGTKVKWLLDNVEGARSRAEKGELLFGTIDTWLIWKLTGNQVHVTDYTNASRTMMFNIHDLKWDDELLELLEIPKSMLPEVRSSSEVYGKTVEYHMFGQQVPIAGIAGDQQAALFGQNCFEKGMIKNTYGTGCFILMNTGEEAINSDNGLITTIAYGIDGKVNYALEGSVFVAGSAVQWLRDGLRMFTDASETEDYAVRAGSTGGVYMVPAFVGLGAPHWDTDARGAVFGLTRGTTKEAFIRATLESIAYQSKDVMETMIKDSNIPITEMRVDGGAAKNNFLMQFQSDILNIEIKRPEVNETTALGAAYLAGLATGFWKSIDDIKANWLLDKSYKPEMKEKERKELYQGWEKAVAATRSFKIKE; this is encoded by the coding sequence ATGGAAAAAAAATATGTCTTAGCAATTGATCAAGGAACAACGAGTACACGAGCAATTTTATTTAATAAAAAAGGGGAAATCGTGCATACGTCGCAACGTGAATTTACACAATATTTTCCACAACCAGGTTGGGTGGAACATGATGCGAATGAAATTTGGGTAACGACTTTAGCTGTAATTGCTGGCGTGTTAATTGAGTCCGATACGCGTCCAACACAAATTGATTCAATTGGAATTACCAATCAACGTGAAACGACTGTTGTTTGGGATAAAAATACAGGAATGCCGATTTATCATGCATTAGTTTGGCAATCAAGACAAACAAGTGATATTGCCAATGAGTTGATCAAAGCTGGACATACAGATTTAGTTAAAAGCAAAACAGGATTAAGAGTAGATGCCTATTTTTCAGGAACAAAAGTTAAATGGCTGTTAGACAATGTTGAAGGCGCAAGAAGTCGTGCTGAAAAAGGCGAGCTATTATTTGGAACAATTGATACATGGTTGATTTGGAAATTAACAGGCAATCAGGTTCACGTTACAGATTATACCAATGCGTCAAGAACGATGATGTTCAATATTCATGACTTAAAATGGGACGATGAATTATTAGAATTGTTAGAGATTCCAAAAAGCATGCTGCCAGAAGTTCGCTCTTCTTCTGAAGTGTATGGGAAAACGGTTGAATACCATATGTTTGGTCAACAAGTTCCGATTGCTGGAATTGCAGGAGATCAACAAGCAGCGCTATTTGGTCAAAACTGTTTTGAAAAAGGCATGATTAAAAACACGTATGGAACAGGTTGTTTTATTTTAATGAATACAGGTGAAGAAGCGATTAATTCAGATAATGGCTTAATTACAACGATTGCTTATGGAATTGATGGAAAAGTCAATTACGCTCTAGAAGGAAGTGTCTTCGTTGCAGGGTCTGCCGTTCAATGGCTACGTGACGGGTTAAGAATGTTTACCGATGCTAGTGAAACGGAAGACTACGCCGTGCGCGCTGGGTCAACTGGAGGCGTTTATATGGTTCCTGCATTTGTGGGTCTTGGTGCACCTCATTGGGATACAGATGCTCGTGGTGCCGTGTTTGGTTTAACCCGTGGAACAACTAAGGAAGCCTTTATTCGTGCAACGTTAGAATCAATTGCGTATCAATCAAAAGATGTAATGGAAACGATGATTAAAGATTCTAATATTCCAATTACAGAAATGCGGGTAGATGGCGGGGCTGCAAAAAATAATTTCCTAATGCAATTCCAAAGTGACATTTTAAATATTGAAATTAAACGTCCAGAAGTAAACGAAACAACCGCTCTTGGAGCTGCTTATCTAGCAGGTTTAGCAACCGGTTTCTGGAAGAGCATTGATGATATTAAAGCAAACTGGCTTCTTGATAAATCATATAAACCTGAAATGAAAGAAAAAGAACGTAAAGAATTGTACCAAGGATGGGAAAAAGCCGTTGCTGCAACAAGAAGTTTTAAAATAAAAGAATAA
- a CDS encoding MIP/aquaporin family protein, whose translation MEGFYGELIGTMVLIIFGSGVVAGNVLVKAKSFNMGWVGITIAWAIGVTLGVYVVAGNSQAHLNPAVTLAFAVIGAFPWAEVPGYIAGQLIGAFLGAIIVYLVYLKHWKATESKGDKLAVFATGPAIRSPFANMMTEALGTFVLTFGLLAIGANEMTVGLNPIIVGLLILGIGLALGGPTGYAINPARDLMPRIAHAVLPISGKGDSDWSYAWVPVVGPIVGGILGAIFYHFIYLEISMIGLIIFIVVLFGLVVATKQKD comes from the coding sequence ATGGAAGGTTTTTACGGAGAATTGATAGGTACAATGGTATTGATTATTTTTGGAAGCGGTGTCGTTGCAGGAAATGTGTTAGTCAAAGCAAAATCATTTAACATGGGTTGGGTTGGAATTACGATTGCTTGGGCAATTGGGGTAACACTTGGAGTTTATGTAGTTGCTGGAAATAGTCAGGCTCATTTAAATCCGGCAGTGACCTTAGCCTTTGCAGTTATTGGTGCTTTTCCATGGGCAGAAGTACCTGGTTATATTGCCGGTCAGTTGATTGGAGCATTTTTAGGAGCCATTATTGTTTATTTAGTTTATTTGAAACATTGGAAAGCAACTGAAAGTAAAGGGGATAAATTAGCCGTATTTGCAACTGGCCCAGCGATTCGCAGTCCGTTTGCTAATATGATGACAGAAGCGTTAGGTACTTTTGTTTTAACGTTTGGTTTACTTGCAATTGGAGCAAATGAAATGACAGTTGGGTTAAACCCCATCATCGTTGGACTATTGATTCTAGGTATTGGCTTAGCTCTTGGGGGACCAACGGGTTATGCGATTAATCCAGCACGTGATTTGATGCCACGGATTGCACATGCAGTATTGCCAATTTCAGGTAAAGGCGATTCTGATTGGAGTTATGCTTGGGTACCTGTAGTTGGACCGATTGTCGGTGGGATTTTGGGAGCGATTTTCTATCACTTTATCTATTTAGAAATTTCTATGATTGGATTAATTATTTTTATTGTAGTATTATTCGGCCTAGTCGTAGCTACAAAACAGAAAGACTAA
- a CDS encoding XtrA/YqaO family protein, translating to MPSLEFKQVELDQLSKEELNNTVIIVSNGMTKMAHLPPFADIKLTTNDNKVTLV from the coding sequence GTGCCGTCTTTGGAATTTAAACAAGTAGAGCTAGATCAGTTAAGTAAAGAAGAATTAAACAACACAGTAATTATTGTCAGCAATGGCATGACTAAGATGGCTCATTTGCCACCATTTGCTGATATTAAGCTTACAACGAATGATAATAAAGTCACATTAGTTAA
- a CDS encoding single-stranded DNA-binding protein encodes MNSVNLIGRLTNVADLKYSSSGIALASVTIAVKRVFKTGDGVEADFIRLKAFRKTAELLANVEKGKEIGISGSWQTGSYENAQGMKVYTHDCNVQQITFIGSKSTNNDEKEHQQNYQANPNNYKQQNYGSEIDIKDDDLPF; translated from the coding sequence ATGAATTCAGTAAATTTAATAGGCAGATTAACAAATGTTGCTGATTTAAAATACAGCTCAAGTGGAATAGCACTGGCATCAGTGACAATAGCTGTTAAACGAGTATTTAAAACAGGTGACGGCGTAGAAGCCGACTTTATTAGATTAAAAGCTTTCAGAAAAACAGCCGAACTTTTAGCAAATGTTGAAAAAGGTAAGGAAATCGGAATAAGTGGATCATGGCAGACAGGAAGCTATGAGAACGCTCAAGGCATGAAGGTTTATACTCATGACTGCAATGTTCAGCAAATAACGTTCATTGGCAGTAAGTCAACAAATAATGATGAAAAAGAGCATCAGCAAAATTACCAAGCTAACCCGAATAATTACAAGCAACAAAATTACGGTAGTGAAATTGATATTAAAGATGATGATCTGCCATTTTAG
- a CDS encoding YopX family protein gives MSEIKFRGKVLEDNEELELMGVKIENGWVTGNLIQNGSNPVIVGDVVEINDEYLNLGWWVSVIPETISQYTGLKDKNGVEIYEGDILKNEKGYIGYVAFLIQESGYAVVLKNSDYRLGHRNTGEHYTVAQGHEIIGNKFDNPELLEGIK, from the coding sequence ATGAGCGAAATTAAGTTTAGAGGGAAAGTGCTTGAAGATAATGAAGAGCTAGAATTAATGGGAGTCAAAATTGAAAACGGATGGGTCACTGGAAATTTAATACAAAACGGATCAAATCCTGTGATTGTAGGGGATGTTGTAGAAATTAATGACGAGTATTTAAACCTTGGGTGGTGGGTATCTGTTATTCCGGAAACAATAAGCCAATACACGGGTTTGAAAGATAAAAACGGCGTGGAGATTTACGAGGGTGATATTCTTAAAAATGAAAAAGGATATATCGGTTATGTAGCGTTTCTTATCCAAGAATCTGGATATGCAGTTGTCCTTAAAAATAGTGATTATAGATTAGGGCATAGGAATACTGGAGAACATTATACAGTAGCGCAGGGGCATGAAATCATTGGCAACAAGTTTGATAATCCTGAACTGTTGGAGGGGATAAAATGA
- a CDS encoding DUF2187 domain-containing protein, whose product MKLSEKGSNQIAEGGLLLDLPTKNPKNPKKSIFKKGDTVLCSDVAGWKRDFIGNVNKVNDASAVIYITISEPEDDWNLKEHNYKCVVSFKNMRKV is encoded by the coding sequence ATGAAATTATCTGAAAAAGGAAGCAATCAAATAGCGGAAGGAGGTCTTTTATTAGACCTTCCTACTAAAAATCCTAAGAACCCTAAGAAATCTATTTTTAAAAAAGGCGACACAGTGCTTTGTTCTGATGTTGCAGGATGGAAACGTGATTTTATCGGTAATGTTAACAAAGTTAATGATGCTTCAGCAGTTATTTATATCACGATATCAGAACCAGAAGATGATTGGAATCTAAAGGAACACAATTATAAATGTGTGGTCAGTTTTAAAAATATGAGGAAGGTGTGA
- a CDS encoding DNA-directed RNA polymerase subunit delta, with product MKLYRYESSKNTGRWRTTLFEAEKDYEEEKDWLMDNEADEDEHVQLESIEIPEDIIEELEDEPKVIKQTCLIRDPTRMDDNPRDEGYNFDFWAAWSDDSKED from the coding sequence ATGAAATTATACAGATATGAAAGTTCAAAAAATACAGGGAGATGGAGAACTACCCTATTCGAAGCAGAGAAAGACTATGAAGAGGAAAAAGATTGGCTAATGGATAACGAAGCAGACGAGGATGAGCATGTACAGCTTGAGTCAATAGAAATACCAGAGGACATAATCGAAGAGTTAGAGGATGAACCAAAGGTGATTAAGCAAACATGTCTAATCAGAGACCCTACTCGTATGGATGATAATCCGAGAGACGAAGGTTACAATTTCGATTTTTGGGCAGCATGGTCAGACGATAGCAAGGAGGATTAG
- a CDS encoding DNA adenine methylase, translating to MEYAVYKGDELLGIGTAKELAERLKVKVETINDMDSRIVNFFKVCREQPNELIEKLQLTPLSREEYKASYETSSDSLEDARRLMIRCWQAIGAKTSDITGWRSLIDSNGPNTTKEWREVGTRVADVANRLKDAQIEHQDAIKLLDRYNRKGVLTYVDPPYLLETRSKRHYKHEYTDADHEALLDCLVDFKGYVILSGYENDMYNSWLKGWHKEYFSTNGEAGSKREEVLWMNFKPAGQIDLIELLEESE from the coding sequence ATGGAATATGCAGTATATAAAGGCGACGAGCTGTTAGGTATCGGAACCGCAAAGGAGCTAGCAGAAAGATTAAAAGTAAAAGTTGAAACAATCAACGATATGGATAGCAGAATAGTTAATTTTTTTAAAGTATGTCGTGAGCAACCGAACGAGTTAATTGAAAAATTACAATTGACTCCATTGAGTAGGGAAGAATATAAGGCAAGCTATGAAACTTCTTCTGATTCTTTGGAAGATGCAAGAAGGCTGATGATTCGATGTTGGCAAGCAATCGGAGCGAAAACGAGCGACATTACAGGTTGGCGCTCGTTAATTGATTCAAATGGTCCTAATACTACAAAAGAATGGCGAGAGGTTGGAACTAGAGTAGCGGATGTTGCAAATCGTTTGAAAGATGCTCAAATCGAACATCAAGATGCTATTAAATTGCTAGATAGATACAACCGTAAAGGCGTTCTGACTTATGTTGATCCACCGTATTTATTAGAAACAAGGTCAAAAAGACATTATAAACATGAATACACGGATGCAGATCATGAAGCACTGCTTGACTGCCTTGTAGATTTTAAAGGGTATGTGATTTTATCTGGATATGAAAATGATATGTACAACTCATGGTTAAAAGGATGGCATAAAGAATATTTTTCAACCAACGGCGAAGCAGGCTCTAAGCGTGAGGAAGTTTTATGGATGAACTTTAAACCAGCTGGCCAGATTGATTTAATCGAATTACTGGAGGAATCAGAATGA
- a CDS encoding DnaD domain-containing protein has translation MEGFIQVHRKMQDSIVFQNPYYYKLWSYLMFKARFKPGKIFIGNQEVQLDINQLVWGRKEATAELNQGISAKEKKSESTWENYLKKFEKMGILNRKVNSKFTVVTLTDDWFSKSEDEESSQEFSQQVNSTLTSSYQQVNNNLTQKKNVNNVFTSSTANLSNINSTSAGEMYELAFPKKPMNQVIAQSIAEWINDFGGQEEIVCLAIKNAAEYSADNFKYAENTMKRWEMQGVKTVEDAQALIDKFDQEKNRKIEQEMTSKASMKSTGSTMKVPLHNWLEN, from the coding sequence GTGGAAGGTTTTATACAAGTTCATAGAAAAATGCAAGATAGTATCGTCTTCCAGAATCCTTACTATTATAAGCTTTGGTCCTATCTTATGTTTAAAGCTAGATTTAAGCCGGGTAAGATTTTTATTGGCAATCAAGAGGTTCAGTTAGATATTAATCAACTAGTTTGGGGAAGAAAAGAAGCAACTGCAGAACTTAATCAAGGGATTTCAGCTAAAGAAAAAAAATCTGAGTCTACGTGGGAAAATTATTTAAAGAAATTTGAAAAAATGGGAATTCTTAACAGGAAAGTTAACAGCAAATTTACCGTCGTAACCCTTACGGACGATTGGTTTTCTAAGTCGGAAGATGAAGAAAGTTCACAGGAGTTCTCACAACAAGTTAACAGCACTTTAACATCAAGTTACCAGCAAGTTAACAACAACTTAACACAAAAGAAGAATGTTAATAATGTCTTTACTTCTTCTACAGCTAATTTATCAAATATAAATTCAACTAGCGCAGGTGAAATGTACGAGTTAGCCTTTCCTAAAAAACCAATGAACCAAGTCATCGCCCAATCCATCGCCGAGTGGATAAATGATTTTGGTGGTCAAGAGGAAATCGTTTGTCTAGCGATAAAGAATGCCGCCGAGTATTCAGCTGACAACTTCAAATACGCTGAAAACACAATGAAACGCTGGGAAATGCAAGGGGTTAAAACTGTTGAAGATGCCCAAGCTTTAATCGATAAATTCGATCAAGAAAAAAATAGGAAAATCGAACAAGAAATGACTAGTAAAGCATCAATGAAAAGCACTGGAAGCACAATGAAAGTTCCATTGCATAATTGGCTTGAAAATTAA
- a CDS encoding MBL fold metallo-hydrolase, whose amino-acid sequence CDWQSVDGCLITHEHGDHSKYANELLKTTSIDIFTSKGTQETLKLPSYRVHCLEPLKQKQIGNWSIIPFPTEHDASEPLGYLIQSNKTNEKLLFATDTYYIRYKFKGITHLMIECNYALDILNENVKNGRIGAFLKNRILKSHFSLENVKAFIKANDFSQLQEVWLIHLSDSNSDAERFKKEIQAITGTPVYIA is encoded by the coding sequence AATGTGATTGGCAGTCGGTAGACGGCTGCTTAATCACTCATGAACATGGAGATCACTCTAAATATGCTAACGAGCTATTAAAAACAACTAGTATTGATATTTTCACTAGTAAAGGAACACAAGAAACTTTAAAGCTTCCAAGTTATCGGGTTCATTGTTTAGAGCCACTTAAACAGAAGCAAATAGGAAATTGGAGTATTATTCCTTTTCCAACAGAACACGATGCGAGCGAGCCTTTAGGCTATCTAATTCAATCAAATAAAACAAACGAAAAATTATTGTTTGCAACAGACACTTATTATATACGTTACAAATTTAAAGGGATCACTCATTTAATGATCGAGTGTAATTATGCTTTAGATATTTTAAATGAGAATGTGAAAAATGGGCGTATTGGTGCCTTTCTAAAAAACAGGATATTAAAGAGTCACTTCTCTTTAGAAAACGTTAAAGCGTTCATTAAAGCGAATGATTTTAGTCAATTACAAGAGGTTTGGTTGATTCATCTATCAGACAGCAATTCAGATGCTGAACGTTTTAAAAAAGAAATACAGGCTATCACAGGTACGCCAGTTTATATTGCATAG
- a CDS encoding PTS transporter subunit EIIC, protein MKKENLGKRYGIGFSYIAMALIVFVLFWGLSLTGIGAFTGIYGAFKLIFPLIVAISIATGIGFDHSGASALAGAVGYLVFGASFSVLIDPKIPFLVTTPIKLFGSMGSDQFFFILCGLMMGIVAGSLYNKFYNIKLPEWLAFFGGRRFVPIITSIVALFIGSFIANVIIPHL, encoded by the coding sequence ATGAAGAAAGAAAACTTAGGAAAACGATACGGCATCGGATTTTCTTATATTGCAATGGCTCTTATAGTATTTGTTTTGTTTTGGGGATTGAGTTTAACTGGCATCGGAGCTTTTACTGGAATTTATGGAGCCTTTAAGTTGATTTTTCCTTTAATCGTTGCGATTTCTATTGCAACTGGGATTGGTTTCGATCACAGTGGCGCTTCTGCTTTAGCTGGAGCTGTCGGTTACTTGGTTTTTGGAGCATCCTTTTCTGTTTTAATTGATCCCAAAATTCCTTTTTTAGTAACAACTCCAATTAAATTATTTGGTTCAATGGGTTCAGATCAATTCTTCTTTATTCTTTGTGGGTTAATGATGGGAATTGTAGCAGGTTCTTTGTACAATAAATTTTACAATATTAAATTGCCAGAATGGTTAGCATTCTTTGGCGGACGTCGTTTTGTTCCTATTATTACAAGTATTGTTGCGTTATTTATTGGCTCGTTTATCGCCAATGTCATTATTCCACATTTATAG